One part of the Halobacteria archaeon AArc-dxtr1 genome encodes these proteins:
- the pyrI gene encoding aspartate carbamoyltransferase regulatory subunit encodes MTEEHSADDEHLRVSKIHSGTVIDHVRGGQALNVLAILGIDGSEGEELSVGMNVPSERLGRKDIVKVEGRELSQDEVDVLSLIAPDATINIVREYEVVGKHRVERPDVVEGVLSCPNPGCITGGNEPVDSRFDVLEGGVRCAYCGTIVREAFASLIDA; translated from the coding sequence ATGACTGAGGAACACAGCGCTGACGACGAGCACCTGCGGGTCAGCAAGATCCACAGCGGAACCGTCATCGACCACGTCCGTGGCGGCCAGGCATTAAACGTACTCGCGATTCTTGGGATCGACGGCAGCGAGGGTGAGGAGCTCTCGGTGGGGATGAACGTCCCCTCAGAGCGACTCGGTCGAAAGGACATCGTAAAAGTCGAGGGGCGCGAGTTGAGCCAGGACGAGGTCGACGTTCTCTCGTTGATCGCGCCCGACGCGACGATCAACATCGTCCGCGAGTACGAAGTCGTCGGGAAACACCGCGTCGAGCGCCCCGATGTCGTCGAGGGCGTCCTCTCGTGTCCGAACCCCGGCTGTATCACCGGCGGCAACGAACCGGTCGACTCGCGCTTTGACGTCCTCGAGGGCGGCGTCCGCTGTGCGTACTGTGGGACGATCGTCAGAGAGGCGTTTGCGTCGCTGATCGATGCCTGA
- the pyrB gene encoding aspartate carbamoyltransferase, producing the protein MRHEDLITSKQLSRADIEDVLDHAAAIAEDPSAVATRHEGRLLGLLFFEPSTRTKLSFETAMKRLGGDVLDMGALESSSVTKGETLADTVRVLEGYADALVLRHPKQGSATMASEFVDVPLVNAGDGAGQHPTQTLLDLYTIRENAGLEDLTIGIMGDLKYGRTVHSLSYALTNFGATQHFISPESLSLPREVVYDLHQEGASIKEHEEIEAILPELDVLYVTRIQRERFPDESEYHDVAGQYQIDADSLESARDDLTVMHPLPRVDEIAPEIDDTDHAAYFDQAHNGVPVRMALLDRLLGDSDD; encoded by the coding sequence ATGCGACACGAAGATCTCATCACGAGCAAACAACTCTCGCGGGCGGATATCGAGGACGTCCTCGACCACGCGGCGGCGATCGCCGAGGATCCCTCGGCCGTCGCGACCCGCCACGAGGGGCGGCTGCTCGGGCTCCTCTTTTTCGAACCGAGCACGCGGACGAAGCTCAGCTTCGAGACGGCGATGAAGCGCCTGGGTGGCGATGTCCTGGATATGGGCGCACTCGAATCGTCGAGCGTCACGAAGGGCGAAACGCTGGCCGATACGGTACGGGTCCTCGAGGGCTATGCGGACGCGCTCGTCTTGCGCCACCCCAAGCAGGGGTCGGCGACGATGGCCAGCGAGTTCGTCGACGTGCCACTGGTCAACGCCGGGGACGGCGCGGGCCAGCACCCGACCCAGACGCTACTCGACCTCTATACGATCCGGGAAAACGCCGGTCTCGAGGATCTGACGATCGGCATCATGGGCGATCTGAAGTACGGGCGGACGGTCCACTCACTTTCGTACGCCCTCACGAACTTCGGCGCCACGCAGCACTTTATTAGCCCGGAGAGTCTCTCGCTGCCCCGTGAGGTCGTCTACGACCTCCACCAGGAAGGCGCATCTATCAAAGAGCACGAAGAGATCGAGGCGATTCTTCCCGAGCTGGACGTGCTCTACGTCACTCGGATCCAGCGCGAGCGTTTTCCCGACGAAAGCGAGTACCACGACGTGGCCGGCCAGTACCAGATCGACGCCGACTCGCTCGAATCAGCGCGCGACGATCTGACCGTGATGCACCCGCTCCCCCGGGTCGACGAAATCGCCCCCGAGATCGACGACACCGATCACGCGGCGTACTTCGATCAGGCACACAACGGCGTCCCCGTTCGGATGGCGCTGCTCGACCGTCTTCTGGGTGATTCCGATGACTGA
- a CDS encoding PRC-barrel domain containing protein, which yields MCAQFSDDDVGKSVVNENGDEVGIVTAVEHGTAHVKPDPGVTDTIKAKLGWQGTDDESYPLQEPAIASVTDDAVHLQGDLGGTSTGRGTDTTGSREGTTSVGDDSGTRTDEPGSMTGQPGISDHDSQTTGSEAAGGSSVISSDDDDSMLGDDDDSMIGDDDDSMLGDDDDSMIGDDDDSMLGDDDSRVGDDDDGLIGDDDDSMIGDDDDSMLGDDDDSRIGDDDDSMIGDDDSRVGDDDDGLIGDDDDDLIGDDDDSMLGDDDDSRIGDDDDDDLIDDDTR from the coding sequence ATGTGTGCACAGTTCAGTGACGACGACGTTGGGAAAAGCGTCGTCAACGAGAACGGCGATGAAGTTGGAATCGTCACCGCAGTCGAACACGGTACTGCCCATGTCAAACCGGACCCAGGTGTGACGGACACGATCAAAGCAAAGCTGGGCTGGCAGGGGACTGACGACGAATCCTATCCCCTTCAGGAGCCGGCAATCGCTAGTGTGACCGACGATGCGGTCCACCTCCAGGGAGACCTCGGCGGGACGAGTACGGGCCGTGGCACCGATACGACAGGAAGCAGGGAGGGGACCACCTCGGTCGGCGACGACTCTGGAACGAGAACGGACGAACCGGGATCGATGACTGGACAACCCGGAATTAGCGACCACGATTCACAGACAACTGGAAGCGAAGCAGCCGGTGGCAGTAGCGTCATCAGTAGCGACGACGATGACAGCATGCTCGGCGATGACGATGACAGCATGATCGGCGACGACGATGACAGCATGCTCGGCGATGACGATGACAGCATGATCGGCGACGACGATGACAGCATGCTCGGGGACGATGATAGTCGTGTTGGAGACGATGACGACGGTCTCATCGGGGACGACGATGACAGCATGATCGGCGATGACGACGACAGCATGCTCGGTGACGATGATGATAGCCGAATTGGGGACGACGACGACAGCATGATCGGGGACGACGACAGTCGTGTTGGAGACGACGACGACGGTCTCATCGGTGACGATGACGACGACCTCATTGGCGACGACGATGACAGCATGCTCGGCGACGACGATGACAGTCGAATCGGGGACGACGATGACGACGACCTCATCGATGACGATACTCGATAA